In a single window of the Platichthys flesus chromosome 5, fPlaFle2.1, whole genome shotgun sequence genome:
- the etaa1a gene encoding ewing's tumor-associated antigen 1 has product MNVFRDRTFPCSGTMNPRAGLTGVPLGRSSSRLRRSCRAAQRAADPGSDPTRTPDLKTPTRSCRSGGSPHNDSDLQQDIIWDATSPSPSRLSKRGRRHPGGVNISDIVSRIAPERGRPEVTEPRLQQWIGDSAIIPCTPEVQVPKHKKKSPRSNGVDELLKLAKQFDFNMFRQDEEEDQQSLELLSEDILENHDQEDSKPHGTDAHVLLDQHTESDLDFLFDGPTQHVSGRLSQVTAHVSSSKEASGKSAAASTTDSHGGAARDEFEDDWENDDLLMDSLVLEMTENPQKFTAPVHSSTQNRTGDPVHQTEVNAGRKVEKENVRQRTTFKLESNPTLSVRRIQTGTSSKPAGQDTFSCLSAQSQFLRQTSNSEPQKSWFDPRVFSSSASNADLRTAAPSLLKKPVVLSSPVEPGGVSDVLDEDLDAFFLSDPVWDDPADDDLLCEMCEDLENQNQSSDNMSAKQTPLIRQTSNRTWVNRSPQPANQQPVLQKQTGRRLAAAPSSHLTAGVQVKDSFRSTSGSSRLSTAASSRVQSAAAAPLRSSNKDQFTFKRPNYPVSTAAGEAGGKCSAAEIELKKLRAMEKRRQRLNAAQNLGAGT; this is encoded by the exons ATGAACGTGTTCCGGGATCGAACCTTCCCCTGCTCCGGGACCATGAACCCTCGGGCCGGGCTGACAGGCGTCCCGCTCGGACGGAGCTCCAGCCGGCTGAGGCGGAGCTGCAGAGCCGCTCAGAGAGCAGCGGATCCCGGGTCGGATCCCACACGCACTCCCG ACCTGAAGACGCCGACCAGGAGCTGCAGGTCCGGAGGATCTCCTCACAACGACTCCGACCTCCAGCAGGACATCATCTGGGACGCCACGTCTCCGTCTCCCAGCAGACTCA GTAAACGAGGGAGAAGACATCCTGGAGGCGTGAACATCTCAGACATCGTCAGCAGGATCGCTCCAGAG CGCGGCAGACCAGAGGTCACAGAGCCGCGGCTGCAGCAGTGGATCGGAGACAGCGCCATCATCCCCTGCACCCCGGAGGTTCAAGTCCCCAAACACAAGAAGAAGTCCCCGAG GTCGAACGGCGTGGACGAGCTGCTGAAGTTGGCCAAACAGTTTGACTTCAACATGTTCCgtcaggacgaggaggaggaccagCAGAGTCTGGAGCTCCTGTCTGAGGACATCTTGGAGAACCACGACCAGGAGGATTCTAAACCGCACGGGACGGACGCTCACGTTCTCCTGGACCAACACACGGAGAGCGATCTGGACTTCCTGTTTGATGGACCCACCCAACACGTGAGTGGCAGGTTAAGTCAGGTGACTGCTCACGTTTCATCTTCCAAAGAGGCTTCTGGGaaatctgcagctgcttccaCCACCGACAGTCACGGGGGGGCAGCTCGCGATGAGTTCGAGGACGACTGGGAAAACGACGACTTGTTAATGGATTCACTGGTTTTGGAGATGACAGAGAATCCTCAGAAGTTCACGGCTCCGGTTCACAGCTCCACACAGAACCGGACTGGCGACCCGGTTCACCAGACGGAAGTAAACGCTGGTCgtaaagtggaaaaagaaaacgtGAGACAAAGAACAACGTTCAAGCTGGAATCGAATCCTACCCTGTCTGTGAGGAGGATCCAGACGGGGACCAGCTCCAAACCAGCAGGCCAGGACACGTTTTCCTGTTTGTCCGCTCAGTCTCAGTTTCTCAGACAAACGTCAAACTCAGAACCGCAGAAGTCCTGGTTTGATCCGAGGGTTTTCAGCTCGTCGGCCTCGAACGCAGATCTGAGAACAGCAGCTCCGAGTCTCCTAAAGAAGCCCGTGGTACTGTCGTCCCCCGTGGAGCCCGGGGGCGTCTCTGACGTCCTGGACGAGGACCTGGACGCCTTCTTCTTATCCGACCCGGTTTGGGACGATCCGGCTGACGACGACCtgctgtgtgaaatgtgtgaggACCTggagaaccagaaccagagctCGGACAACATGTCCGCCAAACAGACTCCTCTTATCCGTCAGACGTCCAACAGAACCTGGGTCAACAGGAGCCCCCAGCCGGCCAATCAGCAGCCAGTTCTCCAGAAGCAAACGGGTCGCAGGCTGGCGGCCGCCCCGTCCTCTCACCTCACTGCAGGCGTTCAGGTGAAGGATTCCTTCAGATCCACCTCAGGATCCAGCCGCCTCAGCACCGCGGCGAGCAGCCGGGTTCAGTCAGCTGCTGCGGCGCCGCTGAGGAGCTCCAACAAAGATCAGTTCACCTTCAAGAGGCCGAACTACCCGGTTTCCACTGCAGCCGGAGAAG ctGGTGGTAAATGTTCGGCTGCAGAGATCGAGCTGAAGAAGCTGCGGGCGATGGAGAAAAGACGACAGCGACTGAACGCCGCCCAGAACCTGGGAGCTGGGACGTGA